From Phragmites australis chromosome 5, lpPhrAust1.1, whole genome shotgun sequence, a single genomic window includes:
- the LOC133917558 gene encoding ETHYLENE INSENSITIVE 3-like 5 protein — protein MEHDGAGGGAAPAGELEAVLELEQEELSDSESGSESIEISDLKRRMWKDQILLNKLEGRAGAFRTVAGPSRPLVEAADGEDPDVRCRRKAMLRAQDGVLRHMLKMMEACNARGFVYGVIDEAGEPMSGSSDSLRGWWKDNVSFDRSGPMALTGPAGENLLGLASCLHQLQNIQDRTLGSVLSALIQHCEPPQRSFPLERGLAPPWWPTGQETWWGSQGKVQADQGVPPYRKPHDLKKAWKISLLSAVIKHMSPRFDQMRKLVWQSKRLQQKMSAKDTETWSKVLRQEELLSRRLKSWPQITLLDDDGGGDGDEEVHARDRDVVLEDVVGRGHDKRKRELISTRDSSGQSSGELAVVVPELAGLVADESWSPIDELVKLYNSCVPEFGGQLGNDGVAVVPPGELDLLGIDEVPPDVLFDLIGSCSGVDDVFRRMQE, from the coding sequence ATGGAGCacgacggcgccggcggcggtgctgccCCTGCAGGCGAACTCGAGGCGGTGCTGGAGCTGGAGCAGGAGGAGCTCAGCGACTCGGAGTCGGGCTCTGAGTCCATCGAGATCTCCGACCTCAAGAGGCGCATGTGGAAGGACCAGATACTGCTCAACAAGCTCGAGGGCCGCGCCGGCGCCTTCAGGACCGTGGCGGGGCCGTCCAGGCCGCtggtggaggcggcggacgGGGAGGATCCCGATGTTCGGTGCCGTCGCAAGGCGATGCTCCGGGCACAGGACGGCGTCCTCCGGCACATGCTCAAGATGATGGAGGCCTGCAACGCTCGCGGGTTTGTCTACGGTGTCATCGACGAGGCCGGCGAGCCCATGTCCGGCTCCTCCGACAGCCTCCGCGGCTGGTGGAAGGACAACGTCAGCTTCGACCGCTCCGGGCCCATGGCGCTGACAGGCCCCGCCGGCGAGAACCTGCTCGGCCTCGCGTCATGCCTCCACCAGCTCCAGAACATCCAGGACAGGACTCTGGGGTCCGTGCTCTCGGCGCTCATCCAGCACTGCGAGCCGCCGCAGCGGAGCTTCCCCCTAGAACGCGGCCTGGCGCCACCGTGGTGGCCGACCGGGCAGGAGACCTGGTGGGGATCGCAAGGAAAGGTCCAGGCTGACCAGGGTGTGCCGCCGTACCGGAAGCCTCACGACCTCAAGAAGGCGTGGAAGATCAGCCTTCTCAGCGCGGTGATCAAGCACATGAGCCCGCGTTTCGACCAGATGCGCAAGCTCGTGTGGCAGTCCAAGCGGCTGCAGCAGAAGATGAGCGCCAAGGATACGGAGACGTGGTCCAAGGTCTTGCGGCAGGAGGAGCTGCTGAGCCGCCGGCTCAAGAGTTGGCCGCAGATCACGCTcctcgacgacgacggcggcggcgacggcgacgaggaggtGCATGCCAGGGACCGCGACGTCGTCCTGGAGGACGTGGTAGGGCGCGGGCACGACAAGCGCAAGCGCGAGCTGATCAGCACAAGGGACAGCAGCGGCCAAAGTAGCGGGGAGCTGGCCGTCGTGGTGCCGGAGCTCGCCGGCCTGGTGGCGGATGAGAGCTGGAGCCCGATCGACGAGCTCGTCAAGCTGTACAACAGCTGCGTGCCTGAGTTCGGCGGCCAGCTGGGGAACGATGGCGTGGCAGTGGTGCCTCCCGGAGAGCTAGACCTGTTGGGCATCGATGAGGTGCCGCCGGACGTGCTGTTCGATCTCATCGGGAGCTGCTCGGGAGTGGATGACGTGTTTCGCCGGATGCAGGAGTGA